In Cucurbita pepo subsp. pepo cultivar mu-cu-16 chromosome LG10, ASM280686v2, whole genome shotgun sequence, the DNA window ACAGCGTTATCGATTGGCTTGTCTGATGCTTCTCCACCTTCTCTGATCCATGGATGTTCTAGATGAAGACACAACTAATAACATTAGCCTAGATAAATGGCAGCAGCATTGCAGAAAAACCAAGAGGAGAGCCAAATGTGAAACCAAAAACCTTTCTTAAACACATATATCAAAGGATTGGTTGATACCTAGAACTTGTGAAGGAGTAATCCTCTTCCTCGGATCCTGTGTCAGCATTTTGCTCACAAGATCTTTAGCACTTTCGGATATGGTCGGCCACGGTGCACTAACAAAATCGATGTCTCCTTGCAGTATCGCATCAAATATTCCTTTCTCATTTTCTGCCATTTCAAATTGAGACAGGAAATTCAACACATTTTCATCTTGTAGTTTTAGAAACTGAAACTGAAATATAATTTACCTGCCCAAAATGGAGGCACACCACTGAGAAGGATGTACAAAATAACTCCAGCACTCCAAACATCAATTTCCTTCCCATAATTTCGCCTCAACACTTCAGGAGCAACATAGTAAGCACTGCCAACTATGTCACGATACACTTTACCTGAGATTACATCCAAAATACAGTTTTCATTAGCAGTTAAGCACAAGGGTCATCCGTGTTCATCATACagttttcatttcttcaagtGAGATAAGAGAGTAAGATATTAATAGAAGCTTCGTTGCATACAAAATCGTTATGAATGATAGAAAAATGGGCAGGAATTAGAATGAAATTCACAATCTGGGTCCATTAAGAGATGCCAAACTAATGATTTTGACTGGCTATACATCTATGATCTAAGTATCAACCAAATTCTACAAAATTGTAAACACAATCCCAAACTTAATCATCATTATCTATGTTAATCGTCGTTTTCTTGTCTCTGCTTTGCCCCATTGTCTGGGAGAATAGGacacatgatgatcatattgCCTCAAATGCACGGCAGATTTGATGaactttttaagttttgaaaCTTGTCCAATGAAAAGTACAAATTGCTGAAATGTAGTGATAACCAAAATTCACATACGACATGGAGTTCAGTTCAGCCATGGTGGCATCGGAATAATCTCACTACTTAACATGTGAATGACCTGCATTTACTTCCACATACGAAAAAGTAAGTATATATTCTCCGCAAGTAGAAAGGGttttaacttttttgttcAGAAACTAAATGAATGCAAgaggggaaaagaaaacaaaaagatgaaCCTTCTTCAATGAAAACAGACAGTCCAAAATCAGTAGCCTTCAACATTGCTCCCTCTTTCTTGCTAGACAACAAGAAATTTTCAGGCTTCAGATCACGGTGCATAACCCCCATGAAATGGCATATTTGAACAACATTCACAATAGCACGACAAATTTCAGCAGCAGCCTTCTCAGAGTATTGGCCCTGCGCAATAATCCTATCAAAAAGCTCCCCACCAGCACAAAGTTCCATCACCAGATGAACCGAATACCTATCCTCATAAGCACCTTTGAACTCAACAATGTTTGGTTGTCCAGAAAGATGCTGGAGAATCAGAATTTCCCTCTTCATATCATCCTTATCATTCTTACTAATAAGCTTCCGTTTGAGTATAGACTTGCAGGCGTAAGTTTGGCCAGTGGAATTCTCAGTGCATAAATAGGTAATACCAAATTGACCTCTACCCAGTTCTTTTCCAAGAGTGTAGTACTTTTTAATATCATCATAGGGCCTACCCAGAATGGTGTCTGGATGATGTTGCGCTGTTCTAGGAGTAGCAACCGCAGGCTTTGAGAAAGCGGAAGCTGACGGTGGATGCTCCGCTGTTGGAGGCGGCTGAGGCTGATTTCTATTAGATGGCATTTGGGTTTGAGGGGCTGTTACCTTCTGTGTCGGGACAGTAGACTGAGGTTGGTAAGATTGATACGGACCTCTGGTTGCAATCCCTGTCGCCGAATCAAACCCATTAAGACCTGATGTTGGAGGCTTTTGCGTACTGCTACAGCAACCCATAATCTACACAGAAAGTGTCAATGTGGAGAGGGATGAGAGGGATGTTTTCAGTAAAAGAACAGTAAACCCAAATGGGGATTGAATTTCTGGGAATGCTGAAGAACAAATCCGCCGCCCAAGTCTGTATCCAGGTTGGAGAACGAAGGGATTTTACGCGTTGGAGGGAAGAAGAACACGAAAAGGTTACCTCtaaatttggattttgtgAGACGAAAGAGGAATGGAAGTTCAAGCGTATGAAAGCAAAACCCAAAGATATCAAAGCTTGGTGAAAATTGCTTGATAATAAGGCCAACCAATGGTCACCGTGTTCGTCACTGAACTTTAAAAGCTGAATTTAGTCAACTCAACAAAGGCggttcttgttcttgagaATTGCATTGGAagctgcatttttttttttttttttgagttaatTTTAACActcaacttttaattatttttcctttgaGAAAGTCTCACCTTTAAATTTCATCCATTAAATTCATAACGTTTTTGTATGAATAACTGTTGGCATTTGGATTTAAAGTGGAccaaaatgtatttttgtggCCAGGAAAAGCaacacattttttattataaaaatttatacaaaatacATCACTCTCCTACAACTGTGAAAACAGAACGGTAAGTAAAACAAATTACCTTTTATAAAGGAAACCTTATTCTAGTAGACCCGTATTAAAGGTTGGAGGGGAAGCAAATGGGAAAGTcaaaagatgacaatatctgcctgCGATgaatctgggtcgttacaaatgatatcattgttgggttttatgtcctaaaactcatagtttgtaaacaaagatatattctattttcaataaagttattattgttgtttattcagaaaaaattgttattgaataaagtgaactttacgatcattaatctaaatccaataaactaagaacactctggctatagtatgactacttgaactatatgtagagacataagagtggatcaagttcaagtatatagtcaaaatgatctatagtataaggataaggctgagtaccttattctggggacactatggatgcggcccacttttgtatatgatataaacaatgcgatcactaaattgtgcatgtggagacatgtgagtgggggcgtcctatgcaatgagtattgcataagatcggaccatgaagaaaaccactctcactttataaagtcgtttactgttgagactgattttcttttcattcgataacctaggtaactcggttttaatcctgagctaaccatgaactcctgtttattcggaattatccttagatttgcatgggtgagagtggctctagttcgccgactcaacaggcctcccatttcaggggtaagactgggtgaatggctggggacgtggggtgcaagacggaattcactcctacccacttttagggatagaagaaaggtagttcccttaagcactgactccaggtcttgaacaaggggccccaccctctcattggcctgagagggattcggtttactggttggaccacaaaccaattgtttattagaggatcagtgagacataaggaacaagaagtaacttcaggggtaaaacggtaaattgacccagctctagttacgaacaacctgtgaaggatcgacttactaatcatggttatatcagatggacagaaatatatctatagtgaggggagtgcaactactaggctatagtggagtgtcctagtagttaacgaatgttggttaaccaggttaatgagtttaatcggttaatcttgaatcgttggagcccatgatctataggtccattaggtccctctgctagctcatatcggactaaaccatagaacagtgtgacgagtgagttcgaagtgttcgaattcaaattagggaatatgcgttacatatatacgatatatttaaccgcaattttattttatttacgaaataaacgaaaagagagaatctgagatatttaaataagatttaaatatcttaatcaattatgtgtcggaattgactgggattggcatttgaattaatattaaatattaattaaatagtttaattaattatttaatgttactttaatttgaaattcattattcaaattaattgttgaattaaaatgaagaaagtcaaaatgttgactttcatctaattaaaatgaagaaagtcaaaatgttgactttcatctaatggaaaaatcatgttagtggaattttgaggtgtcaaaatttggtttaaccaaacttgcatgtttgccaaataaaccccacaagtttgagtggaattttgagtgtcaaaatttggttaactcaaacatgcatgcttgccacataatctcaaacatttgagtggaattttaagtgtcaagatttggtgatctcaagtttgcatgaacatgcaaacttgactctttaaatagagtgatcatgatacttggaagggattcttcatcttgatgaaaaacctctcacaagcactctctttcacgtatacaaaatccctcccaagtttagtcactcaccggattccacaatcccgttctaaggccggagaatagtggagaagacactagtggtggttcgaaatcggttcgtgaggcaaaaggagtttgaactacaaaaggttagtatttaaactcattaagttttaatacttatgaacatgctagtcatttacaataattgatgttctaaaagtgcctaagatccaaattgcttccgcatgtgttatattaacaccatcaattggtatcagagcaagttttaggcactttatttacattaatttgatcatggtgggtaccatttcatgcatgaaatttgtggttgctaaagtggatggttttggttttggctttttttttatgcttccatttgatacaattattgtaataagcctaaggtgtatgggctttaataaatgaagaaaggtctgtaatttttataaagtcattagagtccactttaggttgtaattgatcgaaaatggaagagataagcaagctgaaccgaagaggatggaagaggcggttcgGGTGTTTTTTCTGTCGTTGGGGACCGATTGaacgtttttaagggttggttgGTCCAGTTCGTGATCGTCGGGAGCggctcaagttatttttagttattaatgtaataatttagttaattgcttgctttaaaatgccaaaaccaacccactttagtgtgtttaattaattatgcattatgaatgtatgttttaattaaatagtaaatgtatatgcataaagtatgtcatatagatttaaaatcccaccataggctaagcatgtttcatgcattccaagtatgttataagtgttataatgtatagtatgcatgtcttagggttccatgagtgatagatataaattgttatattattgcatggaatggatgattatataaattgttatataaagcatgttataggttattttcaacgtcataaaatgaggtagacgttaaaatctataataaagataacagcatgctcactaagggttaagaaccgagcacgatcaattttaacagttaaaaggggtcgatgtcttataaaattgcggttacgagaaagctcacctggcacgatcttgtctaaggctgaaggtacttaagttgacggtttacggaacacctactacctggagatcggaccagtacttgagcttagttagccgagttttatgagcatgcttaagtgatttaagatttagaaaaatcacctagacttaagttatatttaattagccggaatatacttaagtaatgagtatacccaaccatataaaatacttagtgggaggaaaaaggtgtataagatacatcgttttctcttcacgctctctgtaaaattcacacagtgagattcatgctcggcctcgtgtcgccctgggagcgtcctccattcggaaggtatttgcatgagtcaataacaaggggaattgagaaagtatttatagtaagtgggagaaggaagtcaacacgtcctatggtctccaccactaggttgcaccgtgagattcccatgttccgcctgcatgttgccctagagcaactacccattcggagggtcgtaacatgggagtcggaacaacgcaaactccagaaatggataggatttcttaggtccattcccaactttggccttttcattcgatagcgTTGTTGGGGCCGATTTCTGAGGTCTGAAATTGGTGGGTCACACTTGcgaagaattactaagagttagtatattcttgaccaaaatagcgataactaaaacactataggaacaagagttattctgggattagtgtttaagtcaagaatgtcttggtttagtgaatgagtgattgactgcccctcggtagcagttgctctaactcactaaagtatcgttgcaaatcaataatgatttgggtacattattacatttgctaaaactgattggattaaacaggattaagtcaaaatcactaatagaattttctttatatcacagcatgacaaactcaatagtacaattactcgcttctgagaaattaaacggcgacaactacacaacttggaaatcaaacctaaacacaatactggtcattgatgatttaaagtttgttttaactgaggagtgtcctccaaacccaaactcaaatgcaaaccgaacagctcgggatgcatatgacagatggataaaggcaaatgacaaagcccgagtgtacattctagccagcatatctgatgttttggctaagaaacacgatgttatgggtactgctaaagagattatggaatctctaaaagggatgtttggacaaccgtccttctcccttagacatgaagccataaaatacatttacaactgccgtatgaaagaagggacctcagttagagaacatgtcctggacatgatggtccatttcaatgtggcagaagaaaatgaagctgtcattgatgagaagagtcaagtcagttttatcatgatgtctcttccgaagagcttcttccagttccgcaccaatgtggttatgaacaaaatagaatataacttgactgctcttctcaatgagctacagacttatcagtccctcttaacaaacaagggacaaacaggagaagcaaatgttgctatctccaagaaattactacgaggatcgtcctccaaaaataagtctggaccttcaacttctaaaagtgttttgatgaagaagaagggaaaagggaaaaataagattcctactaaccgcaagaacaaggttcaaaaagtagataaaggaaaatgtttccattgcaacgaaaacgggcactggaagagaaactgcccaaaataccttgcagagaagaaagccgaaaagacacaacaaggtaaatatgatttactcgttgtagaaatgtgtttagtagagtatgacaactcaacttggatactagattcaggggcgactaatcatatttgttctttttaccaggaaactagctcctggagaatgcttgcggacggcgagataacactcagggttggaacaggagaggttgtctcagcaagatcagtaggaaatttaaagttgttttttggagatagattcattatattagataatgtactttttgttcctggaatgaaaagaaatctaatatccatctcttgtttattagaacagttgtataaagtatcttttgaaatcaatgaagtgttcatttgcaaaagaggtattcatatttgttctgcaaaactagaaaacaacttatatatgttaaaaccgagcaaaacaaaagctattttaaatattgagatgtttaaaacagctgaaactcaaaataagcgacaaaagatttctcctaatacctatctttggcacttaagactaggccacattaatctcaataggattgagagattggttaaaagaggacttctaaataagttagaagacaattctttacctccatgtgagtcttgtcttgagggtaaaatgactaaacgatCATTTTGCGAAAAAGGctatagagccaaagaaaccttagaactcgtgcatacagatctctgtggtccaatgaatgtcaaagcacgaggagggtatgaatatttcatcagttttattgatgattattcaaggtatggctatctttacctaatgcatcacaagtcggaagctcttgaaaaattcagagagtataagactgaggttgagaatctattaggtaaaactattaaaacacttcgatcagatcgaggaggagagtacatggatttaagatttcaggactatatgatagaacatggaataaggtctcaactctcagcccctggtgtgcctcaacaaaatggtgtatcagaaaggagaaatagaactctattggacatggttcggtccatgatgagtttcgctcaattacccgatccgttttggggatatgcagtggagactgctacatacattttgaacatggttcctactaagagtgtttcagaaacaccttatgagttatggaaagggcgtaaaggtagtttacgtcacttcagaatttggggatgtccagcacatgtgttgttgcaaaatcccaagaaattagaacgtcgttcaaaattatgtctattcgtaggataccccaaagagacgaaaggtggtttgttttatgatcctcaagaaaatagagtgtttgtatcaacgaacgctacattcttagaggaagatcacgtaagaaatcatcaacctcgtagcaaactagtattaagtgagatttctaaagaagttactgataaaacaacaagagttgttgatcaagCTGGTCGTTCAACcagagttgttgatggagctgacacttctggtcaatcacatccttctcaaaagttgagaatgcctcgacgtagtgggagggttataactcaacccgatcgttacttgggtttgatagaaactcaagtcatcatacctgatgatggcgttgaggatccattgtcctataaacaggcaatgaatgatgttgatagagatcagtggattaaagccatgaatcttgaaatggagtcaatgtacttcaattcagtctgggaacttgtagatcaaccagatggggtaaaacctattggttgcaaatggatctataagagaaaacgagaccaaaccggtaaggtacagacctttaaagcaagactagtagcaaagggttatacccaaagagagggggtggactatgaagaaaccttctcacctgttgctatgcttaaatcaattagaatactcttgtctattgccacattttatgattatgaaatttggcaaatggatgttaagacagcttttctaaacggcgatcttgaagagagtatctatatggctcaaccagaggggttcattgaacaggatcacgagcaaagggtttgcaagcttaaaagatccatttatgggttgaagcaagcatctcgatcctggaacataaagtttgatactgcgatcaaatcttatggctttaaacagaatgttgacgaaccttgtgtttataaaaggatagtcaactctacagtagctttcctggtgttgtacgttgacgatatcctactaattggaaatgatgtgggaattctgactgacattaagcattggctggcgacacaattccaaatgaaagatttgggagaggctcagtttgttcttggaatccaaattgttcgaaatcgcaagaacaaaacactagcttTGTCTCAAGCAtcgtacatcgacaaaatgttgattcgatataagatgcaggactccaagaaaggattattacctttcaggcatggagttcatttgtcgaaggaacaaagtcctaagacacctcaagaagttgaggatatgaaacacattccctatgcatcagcggtcggtagtctgatgtatgctatgctatgtacccgacccgacatatgctatgctgtgggaattgtcagcagatatcagtccaatccgggacgtactcattggactgccgttaagaatatcctcaagtatcttaggagaacgagggactatatgctaatgtacggtgctaaggatctgatccttacagggtacactgactcagattttcagaccgatgtagatacaaggaaatcgacatcaggatctgtcttcactctgaacggaggagcagtaatatggagaagcataaagcaaggttgcattgctgattccaccatggaggctgagtatgttgctgcttgtgaagcagcgaaagaatctgtatggcttaggaagttcttaactgatttggaagtcgttccaaatatgcatcttcccgtcactctttattgtgataacagtggagcagttgcaaattcaaaagaaccaagaagccataagcgaggaaaacatattgagcgcaaatatcatctcataagggagattgtgcaacgaggagatgtgatcgtcacacagatagcttcagaacacaacattgctgatccatttacaaagcccctcacggctaaagtgtttgaagggcacctagtgagtctaggactacgagttatgtaatctagggcaagtgggagaaaaggcatgagtatgtgatgccctagtttattgtatttctctctactcaacgttataaaaccccactagagttttagtccaagtgggattttgttgggttttatgtcctaaaactcatagtttgtaaacaaagatatattctattttcaataaagttattattgttgtttattcagaaaaaattgttattgaataaagtgaactttacgatcattaatctaaatccaataaactaagaacactctggctatagtatgactacttgaactatatgtagagacataagagtggatcaagttcaagtatatagtcaaaatgatctatagtataaggataaggctgagtaccttattctggggacactatggatgcggcccacttttgtatatgatataaacaatgcgatcactaaattgtgcatgtggagacatgtgagtgggggcgtcctatgcaatgagtattgcataagatcggaccatgaagaaaaccactctcactttataaagtcgtttactgttgagactgattttcttttcattcgataacctaggtaactcggttttaatcctgagctaaccatgaactcctgtttattcggaattatccttagatttgcatgggtgagagtggctctagttcgccgactcaacaggcctcccatttcaggggtaagactgggtgaatggctggggacgtggggtgcaagacggaattcactcctacccacttttagggatagaagaaaggtagttcccttaagcactgactccaggtcttgaacaaggggccccaccctctcattggcctgagagggattcggtttactggttggaccacaaaccaattgtttattagaggatcagtgagacataaggaacaagaagtaacttcaggggtaaaacggtaaattgacccagctctagttacgaacaacctgtgaaggatcgacttactaatcatggttatatcagatggacagaaatatatctatagtgaggggagtgcaactactaggctatagtggagtgtcctagtagttaacgaatgttggttaaccaggttaatgagtttaatcggttaatcttgaatcgttggagcccatgatctataggtccattaggtccctctgctagctcatatcggactaaaccatagaacagtgtgacgagtgagttcgaagtgttcgaattcaaattagggaatatgcgttacatatatacgatatatttaaccgcaattttattttatttacgaattaaacgaaaagagagaatctgagatatttaaataagatttaaatatcttaatcaattatgtgtcggaattgactgggattggcatttgaattaatattaaatattaattaaatagtttaattaattatttaatgttactttaatttgaaattcattattcaaattaattgttgaattaaaatgaagaaagtcaaaatgttgactttcatctaattaaaatgaagaaagtcaaaatgttgactttcatctaatggaaaaatcatgttagtggaattttgaggtgtcaaaatttggtttaaccaaacttgcatgtttgccaaataaaccccacaagtttgagtggaattttgagtgtcaaaatttggttaactcaaacatgcatgcttgccacataatctcaaacatttgagtggaattttaagtgtcaagatttggtgatctcaagtttgcatgaacatgcaaacttgactctttaaatagagtgatcatgatacttggaagggattcttcatcttgatgaaaaacctctcacaagcactctctttcacgtatacaaaatccctcccaagtttagtcactcaccggattccacaatcccgttctaaggccggagaatagtggagaagacactagtggtggttcgaaatcggttagtgaggcaaaaggagtttgaactacaaaaggttagtatttaaactcattaagttttaatacttatgaacatgctagtcatttacaataattgatgttctaaaagtgcctaagatccaaattgcttccgcatgtgttacattaacaccatcaatcatcagagtcagacaccggacgcTAGcaacaccggacgatgtgccagccttctcgctgttccctgaagggggtagacacgaggcggtgtaccagtaaggacgctggctccaaagggggtagattttggggtggtcccacatcaattggaggaaggaaagagtgtcagcgaacTAATCACCGTTACCTTccctctagtagacgcgttttaaagccttgagatgacaatatttgttagcggtggatctgagtcgTTATAGAAACTTTTATTTGTCAAAATTGTACAAAATGCGATggtaattaaacaaaaaaataaatgtttcaagctgtttaaaaattactttgcAAGTAATAACATATTAACGAAACGAACGTTTAATGCCACTTATATACATTATTTgttatatgtattttattatattgatTCTGATGATAACGGCAGACTTAAT includes these proteins:
- the LOC111803508 gene encoding calcium-dependent protein kinase 2-like, which gives rise to MGCCSSTQKPPTSGLNGFDSATGIATRGPYQSYQPQSTVPTQKVTAPQTQMPSNRNQPQPPPTAEHPPSASAFSKPAVATPRTAQHHPDTILGRPYDDIKKYYTLGKELGRGQFGITYLCTENSTGQTYACKSILKRKLISKNDKDDMKREILILQHLSGQPNIVEFKGAYEDRYSVHLVMELCAGGELFDRIIAQGQYSEKAAAEICRAIVNVVQICHFMGVMHRDLKPENFLLSSKKEGAMLKATDFGLSVFIEEGKVYRDIVGSAYYVAPEVLRRNYGKEIDVWSAGVILYILLSGVPPFWAENEKGIFDAILQGDIDFVSAPWPTISESAKDLVSKMLTQDPRKRITPSQVLEHPWIREGGEASDKPIDNAVLARMKQFRAMNKLKKLALKVIAENLSEEEIKGLKAMFANIDTDNSGTITYEELKTGLARLGSRLSEAEVKQLMEAADVDGNGSIDYIEFISATMHRHRLERDEHLYKAFQFFDKDSSGYITKDELEAAMKDYGMGDEASIREIISEVDTDNDGRINYQEFCAMMRSGTTQPGKLF